The Nicotiana tabacum cultivar K326 chromosome 1, ASM71507v2, whole genome shotgun sequence genome segment GTTAGTTATTCCACCTAGGAAATAGGATAATTTAATCCCAATTTATGGGATAATTTTATATCGGGTTTAATTAATACCTCAAACCAAACATGAGATAAATTTAATCCCAAATTCTATACCTTTTTACCTTATCCCATGAACCAAACGATTCCTTAATCTATGTGGATTATGCTTACTTGACTACTTTGTTGGCCCTTAATGTAGCCAATTTTTATGATACTGAAAAGGTGGAACGGCTCTGCTCCATTACTGGTTGCTCCGGTATTTATCAATATAGTCTTAGATCACAGACACGTGTGCTCCTTGAAGTTGAAagaccaaattttgtttttagttcattatttgttttttggttaAATTTCTATTAATGGTAACATTAGAAAGAGAAAGGAGCTAAATCTGGTTGTTAAGAACTGTGAATAAACCCGTCGGCTATTTCCAGaaaacaaatcaacaacaatctaatataatttcactagtgggatctaggagagtagtgtgtacacAACCTTATTCCTACCCTTGAataggctgtttccaatagactcttGGTATCCCTACCTCCAAGAACTCTTCACCTATTTCCAGAAAAAAATCGTCTTTTTAAAATCCAAGTGCTTTCTCCTCCTTTCCCTTTCCATCTTCTTCATTTTCTAAAGCATGGGTCACGACACATATAGATTAACCTTTCAAAAGTTTCACTATGCCATTTTCTTGAAATCTCTCACGATTCAAAGAGAGGAGTGAGATGTTATTCCCTCAGACTATGgcaatttttgtaaaaataaagtattttgttaaatttttgGTAATATTTTCATAACTTTTATGCATATGCCGAGTTTCTTCGTTATACAGGAAGATGGATGAGTTCAATATTCTCAGTTCTTTTGTTACCATTAATAGAATTTTAACCAAAAAACCAAAGAACAATATGAAAATATATTTTGGCCTTTCAACTTTAAAATGCACACGTGTCACTTATCTAAGACTATATTGATATCTAATGGAGCAGAGCCGCTCCCACTGAAAGGCTAACTAAATTGAAAGGCTTTTGTAAGTTTGAGGTAGTTCTCTTACACATCTTTATTGGATAGaggttaaattattttattttccccTTCATACTTTACTAATTGCCGTTCCCTTTATTATGTCTAGCATCCAGCTTCTTGCTGTAACTTAcaaatctattatttttgtaaatcATTCTACcaaatttgagttttgattcatttttcatataatacatcatacaaacgATTATATTTTGTAATTCTTTAATTTCGTAATAATATGGATATTCTTATCCTTCGCAAACTAAATCATTAATTTATTATTGACGtacaaaaatataatttaatgttGGCCTTTTAAATTTTCAAAGAACTTATAATATTGAATATATCTAAAGTTTACACGTTTTCAAAATTAAGTTATTGAAATTTGCATACATATGTCTCATTATCTGCCCCACATTTCAAAATAACTTTTGTAACTCTCccgttttgtatttttgtttacgTATTTTAAAAGCGTCATAAATATTACATCAAGaacttttgttattatttaaaaaaaagttaGAAGCAGGTTGAATGCTCGAATTTTTTGAATTCAAACACTGTGTTAATGTTGTAACATTCTTTTTGTCATTTAAAAGAATATTGATCCATTTTAAAGCACGATACTATTTtacataatttatttttttaaataaatttttttacatTGACGCTACATACACGTGTAATTTAAAACTAATTATTTTAGATGAACATGCTACAGTAAATTCGATTAGGCTCCTCACCTATGCCTACATATCATAATGGAAGACAAAGATCTCTTTCGAATAAGAATTCTTCAGCAACTACATCAATTCATTTAAAAAGCAGAAAAATATCACCGTGCAACTGTAATAAATTATTCCAAAGTGACGAGAAAAAAATCCTAAAAGAATAAAGTTAAAAAGTATAACAAACTAGGAAAAAAAAGTGAAGAATCACAATTCTAGTCCTTTTACATTTTCCTCCTCCCTGTCAAATCGTAtcatttctattctctcacacaGAAGCTTCAATCCTAGGCTGAAAAGAGAAAGCACAACTGAATTTCCTGTTATAACCATCAACACTACAAGCAGGCAATTCAGTCCATTCATTTCCAACCAAATTGCACAAGAAATACCTACAACTCTCATCAGCAGCATTAGAAATACACACAAACATCTTTTCACCATCTCCTCCGGTGCAGTTGATATCCACTTTCTTCCcataaaattcatgtgaaattgctACTGGCATTGCCAAACCCTGATTCCAAATCCAACTCTTCTCATCAAATTTCCACACTCTGAGGCTCGCAGTTTCCAAGAATTCAGAGAGTACAACCACAAGCAACTCTCCTCCATATTCAACCAAATCAATAGAATACTCATGACTAAGAGGGAGTAATCTTGGGTactcaaaaaagtacttttcagCAAAATTGCAAACCACAACTTTGCCATTGGAGTTCAAGAAATACAGAATCTCTTGGCCATTACAACCATTCTTGGTGATTATTGAGGAGTACTGTTTACATGGGGTTTTTTGTATTTCAGTTGCTACTACATTGCCACATTTACCCAAGAAATACAGCATTCGACCATCGTCGTCTTCTTCATCGTCAGTACTGTAGGATTCAGCTGCAGGGCAGCTAGAAAATTTTCTACTCATAATTGCAGATTCTCCCCAGAGATTAGTCACTGAATCGTAGACTCTAAAGGAAAGAGTTGGGAATTCACCAAAAACCAGGAAAAGTCTATATGATTCTTGAGTGGAAATCATTCCTATAGCACAAAGGGTATTGCAATAATCCACTAAAGGGAGCTTGCGACAAGAGGAATTAACAGGGTTGAAAATGAGGAATTCATTCTTTTCACTATTGTGGAAACAGAGTAGTCCACCAGAAGCAGCAACAGGGAGGAAATTAGAatcatttttctgatttttttcaagaaaattagATGGGTAAGTGAGTAATTTCTTCCAATTCATTTCAGAAGAATCATACACAAAGGGAGATGATAGTGAAGAAGAATCAACCATATAAAACCAAGGATCTCTAGATGGAATTTGAGAGCAAGCGAGGTGGAAAGTAGAGGAAGTAGCAGCTGATTTCCACCTTTTGCTAACTGAGGTTAAGCGGAGAAAAGTGGAAGATGGTAGCCATGAAAGAACCTTCTCAAGAAGATCTTGATTAAGCTCATCCAATGGAAAAACAAAACCATCTCCATCTTCTTCAGGGGATTTCCTCTTCAGATTTCTTCTAGAGGCCATAGCAGGAAAAGAATGAAGAGAAATGGAATTAAGAAGAATGAATAACTTAGTTGTTTTATATTGTGGACATTTGACATGGGGTTGGACTTGGAATGGGAAGAGATATAAAGGgttgtaaaagaaaaagaaagaaaaaaaaggggaggTTAGGGGGGTGTAGGGAAGCTTCGTAAAGGAtctcttttttgtattttatttgcgTTGACAATTgagtaaaggaaaagagagtgAGACTTTATAGtgttgaagattgacaaagggaGCAGCCTGGGAATTGTTTGTGTTGCATATTGACAAAGAGCATCCCATCCAAGGGGTTGGTTTCCCTGTTTCTTACGAATTACGTGGCTATTATCCATCGATTAATTTAGATTTGCGACTTGTTTTATTGGGTAACGCTAACATCCGGTCTATAGCAAGGCTACGAGAGTTCAGATCAGTGGCAAAATCAAAATTTTTattaaggggtgtcaaaatatatgAAGATTAATTTACGAGAAATCAAGGGGATTCAACATATAATATTTATGTATATAAATTTTGTTACCTACCTATATAGTATATTCTCCCTACGAAGGAGTGTCGGTGCTATAAGGTGGCTCTGCCACTAGTTGAGGCGGCTCGGTTCAGAGTCATGGTTGAACATGACGCTTACTTGGTCGGCTTGATTAAGAAATAAAGTTACACCCTCACTATCAGCTGTAGTTTTTGGCACGATGATAAGTGTTTGGTCCTAACACATTTATCTATTCATAGAATCCGACACGAGACACACAAGTAAAATAAGCACTTAATaataaggtaaataattttaaaaaatcttGTTAGGAGTATTTTGTAGACAAAACAAAATGAGAAGTGACATAGTCTTGGATGATCAAGAATCTCGTAACGactaatttctgattttttctgaATAAAACTAGCTTTAAGCATATTTAATATTGTTTAAAGATAAGTGTTTAActagaaaataggaatttcggtcaaagcttacttttagaagaactcgagttactgataatcaaaaataaaataaataagagaaaTTAACTTTAATGATAGCAAAATAAGCAGaagaaagcaaagtaaatcaaTGTATTCCAACAATATTTTGTGTCCCTTTACAAATGTTatttctctccttttatagctatttctaagtaatATGTTTTCTTTCTCTCATAACAGAGCCATTATGAGCATTTAATGGCATTTATGAAATATTATAATTGATAATCGTAACTGTTTCATGAAGATTCTACAACGCCCCCCATCATTGATGCCCATTAATTACGGATAATACGTATATGTACTTTTTGCTATGTAGGTTCATTCCTTCGATGTCTCTTCAAATTATCAAGAGGTTCGTGTAACCGTTCCTTCATGTTTCCTTGAATTTTTTGCCCCTGCCTGTTAAGGTTCGTGCCTCTTCGACTATTCTGTGCCAGTTGTCATCACATTATCGATCCACGTGTCTTGACGTATCTGCACATAATTAATTCTAAATATTAACttgatttttcccaatacagatagtctccccacttgccatttattcatcaattgaatatttgggaagtggactTCATTAAAGCGGGAATTTTTGCCGCCATTCTTCGTATCATTATAACTTCTCCAAACTGACGCTTCACATGTTACTTCCATTCAATCCTCGTGACACGTGGTGATTTTTGATTGGTTCTACAACCCTTCAGCACCTCTTGAGGCTTTTTTCCAACTTGCATCAATCACGAAGTGACAGTTCTCATTATGGCATTCCCATCATTACCTTTTTTGTTTGACAGTTGCTTTTGAGTATAAATAtaacctttgttttttttttcataaaagtTTTCCATCTTTGAATATTCACCTTTGTCTTCTTCCTCGTACAAccatgtcttcttcaaaccctaatcTCCGAAGAGTCCCTATCGTTGATGAACTTCCCCTTGTCCTCGTTAGAAGCAGAAGGGGGGGAAGACTCTGTAGTCTAGGATCATCATCTTTTCGGGGTGCTTCTCTGCCTCTACTTAGTTCTATCCCTCCTTCTTCTAGAACAAGGGGTTCTCATTTACATGGATTTTCTGTCAGAAGTAGGGATTCCAATGAGCCAATCCATGAACCCATAGTAGATGAAATTATCCCTTCTAAACTTTCTTTCTATACCCATAGAGAATCAATTAGGAACCAGGTTTCCTCTATGACCTCCCATGAACGTGCTGATGTCTTGCCTTCACAGATTACTAAAGGTTTAATTTCTGTTGCTCGTAGGGACTACCGTTGGAGATCTGATTTCCCCATAATAATTCCTAATACAAATCAAAGAATCACATCTTACATGACTGGATTCTCTTTCGTGTATACATATCCTTTTACACTGAATTTTAAACCTCTCATTGATCCTGTTATCATCGAGTTCTGTCATTTTTTCAATATTTGTCTAGCACAAATTGGCCCCATTGTGTGGAGGGCTATTGCTTGTCTAAGGCACTTAGTTAGCTTGGCTAATTTGCCTTTTACTTTCTTTCATTTGATCCACCTCTACTTTCCTAAACTATTTCGTCATAGGATCTTCACTTTGGTAGTGAGGAGTAAGAGAGTTTTAGTCAGCCCTGAGGATGACAAGGACCGTGGCTGGTATCCCAGATTTGTTACTGCTCCTACTGTAGGGTTAGTAGGTGAAGAGAATGTATCATTCCCTgaaaagtggaattttgcacgtaagtttacCTTTACaactttctctcttcttttttcccaTTCTCATTTTGAAAGGATTTGTTTTTCTATCGGCTATTTAACTTTCTCTTCTTTCAGCAACCATGGGAACTGTTGATGAGATTCCCaattttcgtggttgggtagaaaAATTATTGACTGTTGGAAGGTTGATCTTAGAAAAACCTTTCGAACAGGTTTGGTTAGCAGGTTAAAACTCATGGTAATAACTTTactctttctctttctatttttatcTATCTTTTATTTAGAATGTATTTGGCCCGTCTTTTTATCAGGGTTTCCTATTCATGGTGTTAGTGCCGACTCAATTGTATCTTCCAGGGTTTCTTTGGCAAGAGCTCAATAGATAATTGTGAgttcttcatcgaaaaggaaAGTTGATGCATCCCAAGATTCTGAGGAAGAAGAGAAACGAGATGGAAGTTCCTTGGTTAGAAGGTCGCGGGCTAGAAGACATGTCATTTCGGATGACGAACCCATTCTTCCCCATTCTGTTCCTGTGATCGAGCCTGTTGAGGCCACCTTGGTGAGTTCTAACGATGATACTCCTGCGGCAACTCGTGACTTTGATGAGCAACTTTTTTCACGTGGGTTTTGGTGTCTAATGAAGTACCTCTTACCTCTTTCACCGTGTCTGTCCCTGTGGAGCGTTCTTTGCCAATTTTTACTACTACTGTTTCTACTCCGCCCCAAGCTGTTATGACTTCCTCTAGAGTCCCCACTACTAATATTTCTCACACTGAGATTGGTTCTTCAAGTGGTGTTAGAGTAATGAAGCAGATAACCATTGAAGTCCATGCTGAAGGTAGCCTTTTGAAAAAGTCAGGTCGGGCTGACGTATGGTTGAAACCCTTGATTGGTCCAGTTGAGAAGTCCAAACTAGACAGTCATAGTTCTTTGATTTGGATGAATGATATCGTGCAATCACCACTAAAGGTATTAAGTTCTCTTCATGCTTTATTACATTCTCCTTTTACCAAGATTCTTACCTTCCTTTTTTAGATCAATCTCATCGGTACagagatgatgaaaagggtttCCCATACAGAGCAGTTGATGCATGATTATCAAATTGAAGCAGACAATTGGAAAGAACAATACGAAAGTCTTCAGCTTGATATAGAGGTTTTAGAAGAAAGCAAGTGTACCTTGGAGCAGCAGGTGAGGGTTTTGGCTTCAGAGTTAGCAGTTGAAAAAGCTTCCTCCAACCAGGCAGACAAGGATAAAACTCTCTTTGAGTCATCATTTGTCGAACAACTCTCCAAAGCCACCGAGGAGATCAGAGGTTTGAAGGCCTTGTTGAACGAGAAAGAAGTCTATGTTGGAGAACTTGTTCAAACACTCACCCAGACTCAAGAAGATCTTCGTGTGTCTGCTAATAAGTCAACTTTTTGGAGAGTTCACTCGCCCCTTTGCAATCTTCTTATGATGTTGCTTTGGCTGAAAAAGAGGAGCTTAAGAATAAAGTTGatgtatgggaaaaagattacgaAGCCCTTGAGGACAAAGCTGTTGTTGAAGTGAGTTGAGCTATTTTAAACACACGCCATGACACCCTCGTGGAGGTTAGCCAAGAAGGTTTTAACTTAGATGCTGAGTTAGCAAAGATTAAAGAGACCATCAAGAAAACGCAGCACGACCAAAGTTTCTCTTCTCCCATGGCTGAAACTCCTGAGCACGTTGAAGCTGACTCTAGTACAGTGGATGTCCCAACTTCTTTAGATCAAGTCGAGCCTTCTGTTGCTAATGATGTTATTTTAAATCCTTCTCCTGCTCCACAATGAATGTTCATGAAGTTTGACTCTTTACCATTTTTTTAGTAGAATTTGTGGTTTTACCCCTGGTCCCATTTGGGGGTTATATTTTTTATGACAAGTCTCCAGGTTCTTTCGGGGCTTTTTATAAAAATGACAAtcagtttatgactaagttcatacttagtttaaacttaatattataaagttTTTGTTTCAACTCAATTCTCTTGAGTTTCTGTTTTACTCTTTTTgccttgtttatttttttatataagtcCAAGGTCTTGTTTTTTTATTCGTGGGTTTCTGTCTTACCCTTTCTGCATTTTTCTTTTAAGAATTTTTTATTAACTTTATGGATCTTTGAATCAaatatgaatttataaaagagCACCCTTTTATatacgacacttaatgaagaagacgtctcaactttataatggtgtaaacatacgaaaggagaaataggaacacacatgtttttGGAAATAACTTTGATAAAGTTTTCATTCGAACTTTGTCCAGTTTAGATAACACCTTTACATGTATTTGACTATCTTCTATTACTCTTCCGTAACTGTTTTCTTTACAACagatttacaaaaaataaaatccaagaGTTTTTTCATGACCCATGGCTAAATACTGCCTTTAACCTAAACATTCGTAAGATTTTGAAATCTGTATTCACGAGTGTCTTCTTCACAGGTTTTTGGATCAGGCTTGTATTTTAAGCTCGTGATTTTGCTCTGAACTTGACTTTTATTGAGTAAACGTTAGACTTTACTTGAAATTTAATCATTTTAGCCTTCTTTGCCTTCCTTATACATACAccatatgtatattatatagtccccaaagtatttgagctttgaagtatgaaatctcgagcacttgcTTATTCCTCCAtgcggtccttttcctgaaaaggaaaaacatatgggactcggaggtacgattttagatgaagactgcttaactcATTTAAATTTCcatcagaatagttgtaaccctaAGCCGGGAATTATGATCTTTCCACGTGCCTTTCAGGTCATAATTCATCATTTAGCACGGGTTAGCTTtctgcctatcatctaaaatcgttagtaaaattttaataattcaaaaataaaaattattagaGAGGATACCTACCCGTtggtattttctttccttagaagtaggggtgtgcattcgaatcggtttattgataaatcgaatcgattatttgttattGGTTTatcgatttcgaaatttttcttATCGAGTTATCtatttcgattttgtcctcttcggtaatcggtttatcgataaaccgataagatatactaaaaagacaaaaacattacccttattctataataccctttcctttaccctaagtccctaaccctattatttcctctaccacatttaaggaatgatcatatttaaagatcaagggaatgaagttcaaattaatggaaaacagaattagccgtgatgatgtattttattttatttttataccgTTGGATGTTGGtggcatacatttgatcccttaACTTTAATTTtgttgcatgtgcttgttgacacaatttttatgttataaacggtgttcgtcttattttagcttctttttgtccatattagttaggcgtgtttatagcgatatactttccgtggaatcccataaattttcttattggtgtaatcgataaccgaatcgataagaCCCCAAAATCGATAAATCAAAATTGAAAAAATCGAAACattattgaaacgataacgataagcatatgtacaaatcgataattgataagtaattatcgataaaggtcaaaatcgaatcgataaatcaAATGCACACCCTACTTAGAAGTAGTATCTCTTTATgtgaacaacattccaatttgAGGGTAGAATCTTGCCATCCAACGTTTCgagctcgtatgctccttttcctgcgATACCATGAACCTTATAAGGCCCTTTCCAAGTTGGGTTTAACTTACCTGTATTGGCTGCCCTCGTGGATTGGAAAACTTTCTTGAGTAcgtagtccccaatcttgaaataTCTAAGACGAGCTTTCCGATTGTAATACCACTCAATGACTTGTTTTTGGGTTGCCATCCTTATCATTGCATTTTCCCTTCTTTATTCAAGTAAATCCAGATTTACCTGTATCTCTTCTTCATTTGATTCTTCGGTAGCTGGCATATATCTcgtacttggttcccctatctcgactggaattaaggcttcagctccgtacacaagtgaaaatggtatttttcctgtgcttgtttttgttgttgttcggTAAGCCCATAGGACTCCAGGTAGTACCTCTGGCCAATTGGCTTTAGATTCTTCTAGTCTTTTCTTCAAGTTattgataatgactttatttgttgattcagcttgtccattacccaccgtATGGTAAGGAGTTGAAGTAATCCTTTTAATTCGCCAACTTTGGAAAAATTCTGTCATTTGTGTACCTATAAATTACGGGCCGTTATCACATACAATTTCCTTTTGTaccccgaatcggcatatgatgttccGCCATATGAAGTCTCTGACTTTCTCGTACTTGTTTGAAAGCTCCCGCttctacccacttagtaaaatagtcaaTAAGCACTAATAAAAATCTTACCTTGCCTTTGGCTTGTAGTAGTGGACCtatgatatccatcccccacttcataaaaGGCCACGGTGCAACGACCGGATGTAATAATTCAATTGGTCGATGCATGTTGTTGCCATATCTTTGGCACTTGTCGTATTTTGCCACAAaaatttcctcttcttcttccatttttgacCAATAATAGCCGGCTCTTATCATTGTTTTTACCAAAGATCTTCCTCCAGCATGATTTccacaatgcccctcgtgtatttctctcatcacGTACTCTGTTTGAGAAGGCCCGAGGAATCTTGCTAGAGGACCACCGAATATTTTTCGATAAAGATTACATTGCTTTAGACAATAGCGAGCAGCTATTTTGCGAAGTGTTTGAGCCTTTTTCTTATCCTCGGGTAAAATTTCATGCTGCAAAAAATTGACAatctcatttctccagtcccaagttagattattgtaatttacctcatttttgtctTGATCGAATACTGAATAAAACAAATGAATCACGGAAGCATTCtcttcatttgtcacttctgcCGTAGATGCAAGATTAGCTAGGGAGTCTGCCTCGACATTTTCTTCCCTTGGTATTTGCATGACTTTCCAAGTTTGAAATTGCCCGACCAAATCCCGTGCCTTTTCCAGGTATTGCTACATCCTCGCCTCTCTAGCTGTATAAGTCCCCTGCATCTGGTTAACAACAAGCTGCGAATCGCTTTTGATTACTACCTTCTCTATTCCGAGCTCTCGTGCCAACTCTAAACCTGCAATCTCTGCTTCATATTATGCTTCATTATTAGTGATTGGATGGCACTTTATTGCTTGTCTTATGGTTTCTCCCACAGGTGGTACTACGACAATGCCCAGACCTGCTCCTTTTACATTTGATGAACCAATAGTAAATAAGGTCCAAGTACCTGGATTAGATCGTTAAATACCTGcagttctttttatgcttctAACTGTATTCCTTGGCTAAAGTCTGCCACAAAATCTGCTAAAACTTGTGACTTTATTGCAGTTCTAGGTTGATATATATGTCATATTCATTTAGTTCTATGGACCACTTGGCTAATCTACCAGATAACTCTTGTTTATGTAATATATCACGTAAGGGGTAGGCAGTTACCACAAAAATATGATGACACTGGAAATAAGGACTTAATTTCCTAGATGCCATAATCAAAGCTAATGCAAGTTTCTTTAAATGAGGATATCGAGTCTCAGCATCTAGCAaagatttgctaacataatagataggtgATTGTTTACCTTGATATTCTCGAACTAATACGGCATTTACCGCCACTTCTGAAACTGTAAGGTAGACAAGCAATCTCTCCCGATCTTTTGGTTTGGCCAGCAATG includes the following:
- the LOC107829569 gene encoding F-box only protein 13-like produces the protein MASRRNLKRKSPEEDGDGFVFPLDELNQDLLEKVLSWLPSSTFLRLTSVSKRWKSAATSSTFHLACSQIPSRDPWFYMVDSSSLSSPFVYDSSEMNWKKLLTYPSNFLEKNQKNDSNFLPVAASGGLLCFHNSEKNEFLIFNPVNSSCRKLPLVDYCNTLCAIGMISTQESYRLFLVFGEFPTLSFRVYDSVTNLWGESAIMSRKFSSCPAAESYSTDDEEDDDGRMLYFLGKCGNVVATEIQKTPCKQYSSIITKNGCNGQEILYFLNSNGKVVVCNFAEKYFFEYPRLLPLSHEYSIDLVEYGGELLVVVLSEFLETASLRVWKFDEKSWIWNQGLAMPVAISHEFYGKKVDINCTGGDGEKMFVCISNAADESCRYFLCNLVGNEWTELPACSVDGYNRKFSCAFSFQPRIEASV